The Schizosaccharomyces pombe strain 972h- genome assembly, chromosome: I genome contains a region encoding:
- the pos1 gene encoding protein Pos1, giving the protein MAFSPANSFLINKSICESKEVEPLEANLFGKLHNKLLICKAKKENLEKKLAYQMMYSKLLKSLPKLSSLEENKLTKLKAPIEDMENTKKELEEIRKQSTETELRYLKSLSNTLSFGTLSLSNEINKVGPSASFMLKEVHDSVQVLEQRLEKMGLIEKPSESSESSIYSILASLKHTNDSLQKKELSPHEIAESPSSHSTSPMGRNVDTETLSFLLIDWQRLCAEQNTFLRDITNNMSSSVPQDVLSQLRQFFFRSELLSDKLSNLCSES; this is encoded by the exons ATGGCCTTTTCTCCAGctaattcctttttaattaaCAAGTCGATATGTGAGAGCAAAGAAGTGGAACCTTTAGAAGCCAATTTGTTTGGCAAATTGCACAAT aaattattaatttgcaaagccaaaaaagaaaatttggaaaagaaacTGGCATATCAAATGATGTACTCGAAGCTTCTCAAATCTTTACCCAAGTTAAGCAGTCTAGAGGAGAACAAATTAACCAAACTAAAGGCTCCTATAGAGGATATGGAGAATACGAAGAAAGAGCTGGAAGAAATCAGGAAACAATCCACTGAGACAGAGTTACGTTATCTTAAGTCTCTATCGAACACTTTGAGCTTTGGTACATTATCTTTATCAAACGAGATTAACAAGGTTGGTCCTTCAGCTTCTTTTATGCTGAAGGAAGTTCATGATAGCGTACAAGTATTGGAACAACGACTTGAAAAGATGGGTCTCATCGAAAAGCCATCCGAATCTTCTGAATCCTCTATTTATTCCATCTTGGCTTCTTTAAAACATACCAACGACAGtttacagaaaaaagaattatctCCTCATGAAATTGCCGAAAGTCCCTCTTCTCATTCGACCTCTCCAATGGGAAGAAACGTTGACACAGAAACACtgtcttttttacttattgATTGGCAACGATTATGTGCAGAACAAAATACCTTTTTACGTGATATCACTAATAATATGAGCTCTTCTGTTCCTCAAGATGTATTATCTCAACTACGACAATTTTTCTTCCGAAGCGAGTTGTTGTCAGATAAGTTGTCAAACTTGTGCTCCGAGTCCTAG